TGAATATTCACGGGTCAATTCGTTGATTCGATTCACGACGGCCATTACATTCACACCTAAAGGCCCTATGGCCGGGCCTAAGGGTGGGCCTGCTGTGGCCTCTCCACCAACGACCAATAAAGAGACGGTCTTTTTCTCACCCATATCTACACCCCCTCACAATACAGAAGTTCATTATAACCATTTCGAAGATTATAACAGGATCGTCTCGATCAAATCGACATCCATTTATATAAACTTTGATTTTATAAGCCTTTCTTAATGATTAAACTTTAGAGACCTTTTGAACGATCTTTAGATAGTTGGCATCTATGGTGACTGGGAGTTGGTAGGGCGCATCCAATAAAATTACGGTAACTTCAGACTTCGCTTCTTCGATTCGATTGATCTTCGCCCTCATACCTTTAAATGGTCCAGCCACCACCTCTACGATATCGCCAATTTCTAACTCAGAAATTATGGGTTTTGTAACAAGGAATCTCTCTATATCGGAAAATTGTATAATTCCGGGAACCGGGCTCTTTACATGCTTAAATCCACTGATTACCTCATTTACTACTTGTAGATTATCAGCTTCTAAAAGGACATAGCCCTTTAATGAATCTAAGACGACTATAGAGTGGACTCTTTTTTCCTTTAATAAAACTCTCGTAGCTATGAAATTTGCTACGATCCTCTCCTGCCCGCCCGTCGTCTTAACAGCGAAGATCTTTGGTTGATTCTCTTTACTACTCATCACCATCTACCCGCTAGTAAGTCTGATGATGGCGGCGATGAGCTGTATGAGAAAGCCAATACCGCCCACGGTAGCAATCCCTAATAAAACTAGCTTCGCATAAAGTAAAAATTCGCTTCTATTCGATTTTTTTGAGAGTCTTAAGGTTAATACGACAGACTTCAGAAACGACTTCAAACCCATCCTAATACTCCAACCAATCCTTTAACAAACGCCTCTTATATATTCTTCCATATAAATAAGGTTTAGAAGTGTGATCGTCTCTTTAAGATAGAGATCGTGGTTTTAACTTCTTGGCATTAACATTAAATATAGAGATGAGGCATCGATAGTTGCATGTACGTTATAGTTGCATCTAAACGAGATTCAGCAGGGTTGAATATCGCAGATAAGTTGGTTAGTGATTATAAATTCATAAGAAGTGAAGAAACTTTTGAAGGCGATCCCATTTATGTTAAAGGGAATATAAAGTTAATATATGTGGATAGAGAAATTACACACGTAGACCATCTAGATAGGTATTTTTCACCAAATTGTTATATCTTCGTTTCGAAGCACAGATCTGAAAAAGGTTTACCTTCACTCACATCTCACTTCCCGGGCAACTTTTCTGATGAATGTGAACATGGTGGTAAAGGTAAGGAACTCGGTTTTACGTACCCTAGTCTACAAAGAGAGTACATGAGAAGATTATGGTTGATGAGAAAAGACGTGCCTAATTATCAAATAGTGATCGAAGCGATGCACCATGGACCAACGAGTCTGGCAAAACCCGTTCTATTCGTAGAGATCGGTTCTTCATCGACCGAATGGAATGATCAAAACGCAGCGAGTATAGTAAGTAGAGCTTTGATGGAAACACTTTTGGAATCGACTAAAGCGAATAAGGTAGGAATCGGGTTTGGTGGCGTACATTACTCAGAGAAGTTTACTCGATTCATTCTAAACTCCGATTTCGCCCTCGGTGCCATCGCGCCTAAGTATATTCTTAATCATGTAGATCGAGGTATCATTCATCAAATGATCTATCGATGTGTAGAGGATGTAAAGTACGCAGTACTAGATTGGAAGGGGTTGGGCAGTGAAAAAGAACGTATACTTAATTTAGTAGAAGAAGTGGGATTAAGTGTGGTGAAATTATAGTGGTTAAAAGTATATCAAAAGAAAAAGTTTATGAATTGACGAAGCAAATCCCCCGTGGCATGGTTTCTACGTATAGTGCTATCGCGAAGGCTGCGGGCAATCCGAGGGCTGCGAGAGTGGTTGGTAGATTCATGAATATGAATCCAAACCCGATCATTATACCATGCCATAGGGTAGTTCAAGCGGATGGGCGTGTAGGAGGGTTTAAGAGGGGAGTAAGTGAGAAGATTCGTCTGTTAGAATCTGAAGGTATTAAAGTTATTGATGGAAAGATACAGAATTTTGATAAACATTTATTCACTGAGTTTCAGATTTAGATCAAATTCTTTTCATCGAGTAAAAGTAAGCAGAGTAATGCTTTCTCGGTATGTTTGCGATTCTCCGCTTCTTCCCAGACTATCGATCTAGGACCATCGATTACATCATCTGTAACTTCCTCACCCCTCTTTGCCGGAAGGCAGTGCATAAACACCGCATCGGGCTTCGCTAAACTCATCAATTTCGCATTGACTTGATAATGCGGCAAAAAGACCTTCATCCTCTCCTCTCTCTCATTATCTTTTCCCATCGATACAAATGTATCTGTAGCTACGATATCTGCATCTTTAACTGCCACCTTCGGATCTTCTGTAACGCTGATCTTCGCACCACTTTCTTCTGCACATCGGTAAGCTTCATCTAATGCTTCTTTAAGTGGGCCATAACCGGGAGGATGTGCTACAACCATATCGATACCCATCTTCGCACATCCGATTAAAAGTGTGTTACAGACGTTATTTCCATCACCAACCCAGGCCAATTTTAAACCCTTTAACCTACCCTTTACTTCACGAATCGTTTGGAGATCGCCAAGTATTTGGCAAGGGTGCCATTTATCGGAAAGGGCGTTGATTACGGGTATTGTGGCCGCCTTTGCCAACCTTACTATATCATTATGATCGAATACACGTGCAGCTAAAATATCTACATACCTTGATAATGTTCTTGCTGTATCTTCAATAGTCTCTCCCCTCGATAGTTGCATCTCTGAGGATGTAAGGGTTATTGTGTATCCACCGAGTTCAAACATACCTGCTTCGAAGCTCACTCTAGTACGTGTAGATGGTTTTTGAAAGATCATGCATAGAGTACGGTTCGCCAATAAAGGCCTGTAAATCCCTTGAGATGTTTCTCTTTTGAATCTATCAGCAAGGTTCAATATCTGCTCGATTTCTTGCGTTGAAAGTTCCATTAAAGTAAGTACATCTTTACCTTTGATCATTCACAAATCCTATGTCAGCTAAACCAATTTTAAATAAAAAGTTTACTACAGTAAAGATCATCATCTTTACTCTATTGGATGATGTTCAACAAAACAGGTTTTTTAATACTTTGAAGGAAATAGCTTCAATCGATTTAATTCTTTAATTCTTAATGGGAAAGTAGTACAAAGTAGTACATACTTCGAAGATGCACATGGACTTTTGTAAATAGAGGAATTTTGAAACCTTGTACCAATGCGGTAATAAGTGTAAAATTTGTGGAAGGTATAGCTACTCTATTAGCTTATAAACCTTGATGTAATCTTTTAATCTTTTGAATGGTGGATTTATAAACTCAATTAAGACTTGATCTTTCTATCTGTGCTGAACTAATCAAATTATTTATAAGAGAAGGTATATCGTTATCACAACGATCGATTATGTTGACCATAGCGATTATAGCAATTGCAGCATTCATAATCACCTTCTTCTTCACGTATATACTTACGAATATTTCTATCTCATACTTGAAGAGGAAGGATCTGACTGTGAAGGATTATCATAAGCCAGGAGAGGTTCGAATCCCGATGCCTGGTGGTCCTGCGATCGTTATACCTATACTCGTCGTTGAAATTATAATTTACATTTTAACTCAAGATATTAGAGTAATATCTCTTATCCTCACCGTAGTGATGGTGTTCATCATAGGCATTGTAGATGACTTCTATAGATTGAGTGGCGTAGTAAAGCCGACACTTCTTATCTTAGGGAGCTTGCCCATTATAATCCTTAAAACATACAACCCATACGTGACTTTTCCCTTATTTGGAACGGTTAGACTGACCATCTTATATCCCATACTCGTTTTGATCGCGATAACGATTACATCCAACACGATCAACACGATCGATGTACTTAACGGTGTGGTGAGTGGTTTTTCGATGATCGCTACCATACCAATTATCTTTGCACTGATCTTAAAGGCCGATTATA
The nucleotide sequence above comes from Nitrososphaerales archaeon. Encoded proteins:
- a CDS encoding UDP-N-acetylglucosamine-1-phosphate transferase, with product MLTIAIIAIAAFIITFFFTYILTNISISYLKRKDLTVKDYHKPGEVRIPMPGGPAIVIPILVVEIIIYILTQDIRVISLILTVVMVFIIGIVDDFYRLSGVVKPTLLILGSLPIIILKTYNPYVTFPLFGTVRLTILYPILVLIAITITSNTINTIDVLNGVVSGFSMIATIPIIFALILKADYTAFIFTLPLLASLLAFYIYHRYPSKIFPGDSGSLSIGAMYGAITILGGVEIVGVVALLPAILNSFLFLSSVKRLIEHREIKERPVIILEDYRLAASVNPSAPITLVRLILADGPLNESEIVREIFKLAIFTMVLALITAYITWGL
- a CDS encoding transcription elongation factor Spt5 — encoded protein: MSSKENQPKIFAVKTTGGQERIVANFIATRVLLKEKRVHSIVVLDSLKGYVLLEADNLQVVNEVISGFKHVKSPVPGIIQFSDIERFLVTKPIISELEIGDIVEVVAGPFKGMRAKINRIEEAKSEVTVILLDAPYQLPVTIDANYLKIVQKVSKV
- a CDS encoding protein translocase SEC61 complex subunit gamma, which codes for MKSFLKSVVLTLRLSKKSNRSEFLLYAKLVLLGIATVGGIGFLIQLIAAIIRLTSG
- a CDS encoding MGMT family protein yields the protein MVKSISKEKVYELTKQIPRGMVSTYSAIAKAAGNPRAARVVGRFMNMNPNPIIIPCHRVVQADGRVGGFKRGVSEKIRLLESEGIKVIDGKIQNFDKHLFTEFQI
- the argF gene encoding ornithine carbamoyltransferase is translated as MIKGKDVLTLMELSTQEIEQILNLADRFKRETSQGIYRPLLANRTLCMIFQKPSTRTRVSFEAGMFELGGYTITLTSSEMQLSRGETIEDTARTLSRYVDILAARVFDHNDIVRLAKAATIPVINALSDKWHPCQILGDLQTIREVKGRLKGLKLAWVGDGNNVCNTLLIGCAKMGIDMVVAHPPGYGPLKEALDEAYRCAEESGAKISVTEDPKVAVKDADIVATDTFVSMGKDNEREERMKVFLPHYQVNAKLMSLAKPDAVFMHCLPAKRGEEVTDDVIDGPRSIVWEEAENRKHTEKALLCLLLLDEKNLI